The Halarchaeum grantii genome includes a window with the following:
- the aglM gene encoding UDP-glucose 6-dehydrogenase AglM: MYLSVIGSGYVGTTIAVCFAELGHDVVNVDIDQETVETLNGGEAPIHEDGLADLVAEHAGPNGTGRLRATTDYEAILETEATFLCLPTPQRDDGSIDLSIMRAGAASLGETLAAKDDRHTVIVKSTVIPRSTTDTIAPTVADAAGKTIGADLGVGMNPEFLREGSAVRDFLNPDKVVLGADDEQTRDVMAAVFEPLVERAGNPAVVETDTKTAEMIKYANNGFLATKISLINDIGNVCKEFGIDAYEVADAIGLDDRIGEQFLRSGLGWGGSCFPKDTNAIIAAAKAEGYDPTMLEAAVEVNEHQPKRLLELLDAHVDVAGKRVAVLGLAFKPGTDDVRNSRAVPVIERLAARGAEIVAYDPVAMENMRALDPDADIAYADSAADALDRANACVVVTDWDAFATLDEEFERMAEQVVVDGRRVVEPRRGMTYEGLTW, translated from the coding sequence ATGTATCTCTCCGTCATCGGTTCCGGTTACGTCGGCACCACTATCGCAGTGTGTTTCGCGGAACTCGGGCACGACGTGGTGAATGTCGATATCGACCAGGAGACGGTAGAGACGCTGAACGGCGGTGAAGCCCCGATCCACGAGGACGGTCTCGCGGACCTTGTCGCCGAGCATGCCGGCCCCAACGGGACAGGTCGACTCCGCGCGACGACAGACTACGAGGCGATCCTCGAAACGGAGGCGACGTTCCTCTGTCTGCCGACACCGCAGCGCGACGACGGGAGCATCGACCTCTCTATCATGCGGGCGGGCGCGGCGTCGCTCGGCGAGACGCTCGCGGCGAAGGACGACCGACACACCGTGATTGTGAAAAGCACGGTCATCCCGCGCTCGACGACGGACACCATCGCCCCGACAGTCGCGGACGCCGCGGGGAAGACGATCGGGGCCGATCTCGGCGTCGGGATGAACCCCGAGTTCCTTCGCGAAGGGAGCGCCGTCCGCGACTTCCTCAACCCGGACAAAGTCGTCCTCGGCGCGGACGATGAGCAGACGCGCGATGTAATGGCAGCTGTCTTCGAGCCGCTCGTAGAGCGCGCGGGCAACCCAGCGGTCGTTGAGACGGACACGAAGACGGCGGAGATGATCAAGTACGCGAACAACGGCTTCCTCGCGACAAAGATATCACTGATCAACGATATCGGGAACGTGTGCAAGGAGTTCGGCATCGATGCCTACGAGGTCGCGGACGCCATTGGCCTTGACGACCGGATCGGCGAACAGTTCCTCCGCTCCGGACTCGGGTGGGGCGGGTCGTGCTTCCCGAAGGACACAAACGCGATCATCGCTGCGGCGAAGGCCGAAGGATACGACCCCACGATGCTGGAGGCGGCGGTCGAGGTGAACGAGCATCAACCGAAGCGCCTTCTCGAACTCCTTGACGCGCACGTCGACGTCGCGGGTAAACGCGTCGCGGTCCTCGGCCTCGCATTCAAGCCTGGCACCGACGACGTCCGAAACTCCCGAGCGGTGCCCGTCATCGAGAGGTTGGCTGCTCGCGGCGCGGAGATCGTCGCGTACGATCCGGTCGCAATGGAGAACATGCGGGCGCTCGACCCGGACGCGGACATCGCGTATGCGGACTCGGCGGCTGACGCGCTTGACAGGGCGAACGCGTGCGTCGTCGTCACGGACTGGGACGCGTTCGCAACGCTCGACGAGGAATTCGAGCGGATGGCCGAACAGGTGGTCGTCGACGGACGGCGAGTCGTTGAACCGCGCCGGGGAATGACGTACGAGGGGCTCACCTGGTAG
- a CDS encoding Cdc6/Cdc18 family protein: MNIDARIQRRRQEADSRRLVRDYEVLSPVAHIEEPAGRGPVVERLLDHIDPVFDGTLPPNAYVHGPFGAGKSAVVTSLFDHLERFSAQSREAIYTTTRARSSRTPWFVYVDLRETTSEFAFYHRVLDAVVEESVPEHGVGTQEIQRRLHDALGGSRAGAVVAVDHVDAPGVADDALVEWLSGLPNNASWLAVGRAAPADGALSDYTARDIDIGRYQRRVLIDVLMTRASNGLARQAFDHALASRIADWADGNAHDALAALFVAACRAEEADRGRITDADVDAAIAEVPHDAVSLGTVLALSANKQRVLRALVDLDREERRSVSATTEAIAADQDVDLSQGTIKRYLYELAEVGVVERVQATEQAGKGRSPSRVERRFSPTVFRTLYDLRR; the protein is encoded by the coding sequence ATGAACATCGACGCGAGGATACAGCGACGACGGCAGGAGGCGGACTCGCGCCGGCTCGTCCGCGACTACGAGGTGCTCTCACCCGTTGCTCACATCGAGGAACCCGCGGGTCGCGGACCGGTCGTCGAGCGACTGCTCGACCACATCGACCCCGTCTTCGACGGGACGCTCCCGCCGAACGCGTACGTGCACGGCCCCTTCGGCGCCGGGAAGAGCGCCGTCGTCACGTCGCTCTTCGACCACCTCGAGCGCTTCTCCGCACAGTCCCGCGAAGCCATCTACACGACCACGCGGGCGCGCTCGTCGCGGACCCCGTGGTTCGTCTACGTCGACCTCCGTGAGACAACGAGCGAGTTCGCCTTCTACCACCGCGTGCTCGACGCCGTCGTCGAGGAGTCGGTACCCGAGCACGGTGTCGGTACTCAGGAGATCCAGCGGCGACTTCACGACGCCCTCGGCGGCTCGCGGGCGGGCGCCGTCGTCGCCGTCGACCACGTCGACGCTCCCGGCGTCGCGGACGACGCCCTCGTCGAGTGGCTCTCGGGGCTCCCGAACAACGCCAGTTGGCTCGCCGTCGGCCGGGCCGCCCCGGCCGACGGCGCGCTCTCCGACTACACCGCACGCGACATCGATATCGGCCGCTACCAGCGCCGGGTTCTCATCGACGTACTGATGACGCGCGCGTCGAACGGGCTGGCGCGCCAAGCGTTTGACCACGCGCTCGCCAGCCGAATCGCGGACTGGGCGGACGGGAACGCCCACGACGCGCTCGCGGCGCTCTTCGTCGCCGCCTGCCGCGCCGAGGAGGCGGATCGCGGTCGCATCACCGACGCCGACGTCGACGCCGCCATCGCGGAGGTCCCACACGACGCCGTCTCGCTCGGGACGGTGCTCGCGCTCTCGGCGAACAAACAGCGCGTGTTGCGGGCGCTCGTTGACCTCGACCGTGAGGAGCGCCGCTCGGTCTCCGCGACGACGGAGGCCATCGCGGCCGACCAGGACGTCGACCTCTCGCAGGGAACGATCAAGCGCTACCTCTACGAGCTGGCGGAGGTCGGCGTCGTCGAACGCGTCCAAGCGACCGAGCAGGCCGGAAAGGGGCGCTCGCCGAGCCGCGTCGAGCGCCGGTTCTCCCCGACCGTCTTCCGGACGCTCTACGACCTCCGTCGGTAG
- the aglF gene encoding UTP--glucose-1-phosphate uridylyltransferase AglF has protein sequence MQAVVLAAGEGTRLRPLTEDKPKGLVEVDGRPILTHCFERLAELGADELLVVIGYKKEQIISHYGDAFEGIPITYEHQREANGLAHALLTVENHIDGDFMLMLGDNVFAANLADVVDRQRENRTDAAFLVEEVGWDEAGRYGVCVTNDYGEITEVVEKPDDPPSNLVMTGFYTFSPAIFHACHLVQPSNRGEYELSEAIDLLIRSGRTIDAVRLDGWRLDIGYPEDRDEAEHRLTE, from the coding sequence ATGCAAGCTGTCGTGCTCGCCGCGGGCGAAGGGACCCGCCTCCGGCCGCTGACCGAGGATAAACCGAAGGGACTCGTCGAGGTCGATGGCCGGCCGATCCTCACGCACTGCTTCGAGCGGCTCGCGGAGCTCGGCGCGGACGAACTCCTCGTCGTCATCGGCTACAAGAAAGAGCAGATAATCAGCCACTATGGCGACGCGTTCGAGGGGATTCCGATCACGTACGAGCACCAGCGCGAGGCGAACGGGCTCGCGCACGCCCTCCTCACGGTTGAGAACCACATTGATGGCGATTTCATGCTGATGCTTGGCGACAACGTATTCGCGGCGAACCTCGCGGACGTCGTTGACCGACAGCGCGAGAACCGTACGGACGCCGCGTTCCTCGTCGAGGAGGTTGGGTGGGACGAGGCGGGCCGCTATGGTGTCTGCGTGACGAACGACTACGGCGAGATCACCGAGGTCGTCGAAAAGCCTGATGACCCCCCCTCGAATCTCGTAATGACGGGCTTCTACACGTTCAGCCCAGCGATCTTCCACGCGTGTCACCTCGTCCAGCCGTCAAACCGCGGCGAGTACGAGCTCAGCGAAGCGATCGATCTCTTGATCCGCTCTGGACGCACCATTGACGCCGTTCGCCTCGACGGCTGGCGCCTCGACATCGGCTACCCCGAGGACCGCGACGAGGCAGAGCATCGCCTCACCGAGTAG
- a CDS encoding oligosaccharyl transferase, archaeosortase A system-associated has product MSDDSEQSGDPSIAGRPVLDIAADWYHVPVIALLIAFMAWVRAQSWQAFVRNGEVFFGGNDPWYHYRSTMYVVRHWPATMPFDPWTQFPTGISVGQFGTLLDQLMATVALLLGLGSPSQHTVAMTVLFTPVVVGALVVIPTYYLGKRLAGRSAGVIAALVLAVLPGMFLQRSLVGTADHNIAEPLFQASAVAVLLVALHVAKRDRPVWEQVRAREWGALKPVLGWSALAGIATALYMWVWPPGVLLVGIAGVFFLLKLASNHYNGRSPDHLASVGATSMSVAGVLLLVPFDTIAFSPSRFSLLQPVAALGVAAACVFLAWLSRTFEARDLDRSLYPLSVLGATVVGAGVVSVVLPDVFSMVASNFMRFVGFDANAAQRTIGEAQPWLGSLSRYGGSRFALFFSSYGLAFFAMLAALAWLLWRPFYDSDSDRERWFAVVAFVGTTVVIAVPGLLPTVAGNVGLPPTLTGLVLVGGLLFASLVLGDHAAEKSLVVVWTLFLIAAAFTQVRFNYYLAVPVAVLSGYAGASVLHSEYVDLGSARDALQDVEATQVVAVVAVLLLLVAPLTMSVTLSTPQGQLQTSTASQVGASASPGSVLAWNPMLQWMQNNTPEEGNLGGTGNADQLEYYGTYQQTSDYDYPDGSYGVMSWWDYGHWITVLGERIPNANPFQGGATYAANYLLAQNETTANQILDSRGDASERTRYVAVDWQMASVTSKFSAPTVFAENVSAYDFYHPLYQGNRSAGYSVRTYAHTQNYYDSMMVRLFRYQGSSMSPSGYVLDWDSTAGDAGQFYVADSSTQVVKQFNSTEEAREYVANDSTSQLGGIGRYPSEYVPALEHYRLVGLSDQAISYQQRLSGSYFQELPYWAKLYERVPGATVQGTGPANTTVTASVTMEATQVGQNFTYTQRAQTGPDGEFTMTLPYSTTGYDEYGPENGYTNVSVRAEGPYQFNAVEGSGMNNQTYWTDTANVSEGQVNGATDTTVQVSLEQLTLQPQTDSGNTSASLSEPSAVTTVASTERAG; this is encoded by the coding sequence ATGAGCGATGATAGTGAACAGTCCGGCGATCCCTCCATCGCCGGGCGTCCGGTCCTCGATATAGCGGCGGACTGGTATCACGTTCCCGTGATTGCCCTCCTCATAGCGTTCATGGCGTGGGTGCGTGCACAGTCCTGGCAGGCGTTCGTCCGGAACGGCGAGGTGTTCTTCGGCGGGAACGACCCGTGGTACCACTATCGGAGCACGATGTACGTCGTGCGTCACTGGCCGGCGACGATGCCGTTCGACCCGTGGACGCAGTTCCCGACGGGGATCAGCGTCGGCCAGTTCGGCACACTGCTCGACCAGTTGATGGCGACGGTCGCCCTACTACTCGGTCTCGGTAGCCCGAGTCAGCACACCGTCGCGATGACCGTGCTGTTCACGCCTGTCGTCGTCGGGGCTCTCGTCGTGATCCCGACGTACTATCTCGGGAAGCGCCTCGCCGGCCGTTCGGCTGGCGTCATCGCGGCGCTCGTTCTCGCCGTCCTTCCCGGGATGTTCCTCCAGCGCAGCCTCGTCGGTACCGCCGACCACAACATCGCCGAACCGCTCTTTCAGGCGTCGGCGGTCGCCGTACTCCTCGTTGCCCTCCACGTCGCCAAGCGCGACCGCCCCGTCTGGGAGCAGGTACGCGCACGCGAGTGGGGCGCGCTGAAACCTGTCCTCGGCTGGAGCGCACTCGCCGGGATCGCGACCGCGCTCTACATGTGGGTGTGGCCGCCGGGCGTCCTCCTCGTCGGTATCGCCGGCGTCTTCTTCCTCCTGAAACTCGCGAGCAACCACTACAACGGTCGGAGCCCCGACCATCTCGCGTCCGTCGGCGCGACGAGCATGAGTGTCGCGGGCGTCCTCTTGCTCGTTCCCTTCGATACAATCGCGTTCTCACCGTCGCGTTTCTCCCTCCTCCAGCCGGTTGCGGCGCTCGGCGTCGCCGCCGCCTGTGTCTTCCTCGCGTGGCTCTCCCGGACCTTCGAGGCGCGCGACCTCGACCGCTCGCTCTACCCACTCTCCGTCCTCGGCGCCACCGTCGTCGGCGCGGGCGTCGTCTCCGTCGTCCTCCCTGACGTCTTCTCCATGGTCGCGTCGAACTTCATGCGCTTCGTCGGCTTCGACGCGAACGCCGCCCAGCGAACCATCGGGGAGGCCCAGCCGTGGCTCGGGAGCCTCTCGCGTTACGGTGGCTCTCGCTTCGCGCTCTTCTTCAGCTCCTACGGCCTCGCGTTCTTCGCGATGCTCGCGGCGCTCGCGTGGCTCCTCTGGCGGCCGTTCTACGACAGCGATAGCGACCGCGAGCGGTGGTTCGCCGTCGTCGCGTTCGTCGGCACCACGGTCGTAATCGCGGTGCCCGGCCTCCTCCCGACGGTCGCGGGCAACGTCGGCCTCCCGCCGACGCTCACCGGCCTCGTGCTCGTCGGCGGCCTGCTGTTCGCGTCGCTCGTCCTCGGCGACCACGCGGCGGAGAAGTCGCTCGTCGTCGTCTGGACGCTCTTCCTCATCGCGGCGGCGTTCACGCAGGTGCGCTTCAACTACTACCTCGCGGTGCCGGTCGCCGTCCTCAGCGGCTACGCGGGGGCGAGCGTCCTCCACTCGGAGTACGTCGACCTCGGGTCGGCTCGCGACGCCCTCCAAGACGTCGAGGCGACGCAGGTCGTCGCCGTCGTCGCCGTCCTCCTGTTGCTCGTCGCGCCGCTCACGATGTCCGTGACGCTCAGCACGCCGCAGGGGCAACTCCAGACGAGCACGGCGTCGCAGGTCGGCGCGTCCGCGAGCCCCGGGTCGGTCCTCGCGTGGAACCCGATGCTCCAGTGGATGCAGAACAACACGCCCGAGGAGGGGAACCTCGGTGGCACCGGGAACGCGGACCAACTCGAGTACTACGGGACGTACCAGCAGACGAGCGATTACGACTATCCGGACGGGAGTTACGGCGTGATGAGCTGGTGGGACTACGGGCACTGGATCACGGTGCTCGGCGAGCGCATCCCGAACGCCAACCCGTTCCAGGGTGGCGCGACGTACGCCGCGAACTACCTGCTCGCGCAGAACGAGACGACGGCGAACCAGATACTCGACTCGAGGGGCGACGCCAGCGAACGCACGCGCTACGTCGCAGTCGACTGGCAGATGGCGTCCGTCACCTCGAAGTTCTCCGCGCCGACGGTGTTCGCCGAGAACGTCTCCGCGTACGACTTCTACCACCCGCTCTATCAGGGGAACCGGTCGGCCGGCTACAGCGTCCGGACGTACGCGCACACGCAGAACTACTACGACTCGATGATGGTCCGGCTCTTCCGCTATCAGGGCTCGTCGATGAGCCCCAGCGGCTACGTCCTCGACTGGGACTCGACGGCTGGTGACGCCGGGCAGTTCTACGTCGCGGACAGCAGCACGCAGGTCGTCAAGCAGTTCAACTCGACCGAGGAAGCCCGCGAGTACGTCGCGAACGACTCGACGTCACAGCTCGGCGGCATCGGGCGCTACCCGAGCGAATACGTCCCCGCGCTCGAGCACTATCGGCTCGTCGGGCTGAGCGACCAGGCGATCTCCTACCAGCAGCGCCTCAGCGGCTCGTACTTCCAGGAGCTCCCCTACTGGGCGAAGCTCTACGAGCGCGTCCCCGGCGCGACGGTGCAGGGCACCGGCCCCGCGAACACCACCGTCACCGCGAGCGTGACGATGGAGGCGACGCAGGTCGGCCAGAACTTCACCTACACCCAGCGCGCACAGACCGGCCCCGACGGCGAGTTCACGATGACGCTCCCGTACTCGACGACCGGCTACGACGAGTACGGCCCGGAGAACGGCTACACGAACGTCAGCGTGCGCGCCGAGGGCCCCTACCAGTTCAACGCCGTCGAGGGCTCCGGGATGAACAACCAGACCTACTGGACGGACACGGCGAACGTCTCCGAGGGACAGGTGAACGGTGCGACCGACACCACGGTGCAGGTGTCGCTCGAACAGCTCACGCTCCAACCGCAGACCGACTCCGGGAACACGAGCGCGTCCCTCTCGGAACCGTCCGCCGTGACGACGGTCGCGTCGACCGAGCGGGCGGGCTGA
- a CDS encoding DUF368 domain-containing protein, which produces MSVREWLGVYLRGAAMGAADAVPGVSGGTIALITGIYGRLVAAIASLDPRAALALLGPAVRSPFDADARATVRDELVRMEVPFLVVLGVGLLSAVITVANLVQYFLDAHPVATYAFFFGLVLASVLVLAGEVNLGTPRRVAVAAGGFVLAFLASGPAQSQLPTNPLVTFLVGALAICAMVLPGVSGSLILLTLGQYDRMTGAVHGTTAAVLAGDVGAATAAGATLVVFSLGAFVGLLTFARVVAWALEQYHAATLTFLVALMAGALRAPIRLSFADVGTLDAGVALAFLLPALVGVALIVALERVGGGVVLD; this is translated from the coding sequence ATGAGTGTCCGCGAGTGGCTCGGCGTCTATCTGCGCGGCGCCGCGATGGGTGCGGCGGACGCCGTTCCCGGCGTCTCCGGCGGGACGATCGCGCTCATCACGGGCATCTACGGGCGCCTCGTCGCCGCCATCGCGAGCCTCGACCCGCGCGCGGCGCTCGCGCTCCTCGGCCCCGCCGTCCGCTCGCCCTTTGACGCCGACGCGCGCGCGACCGTCCGCGACGAACTCGTCCGCATGGAGGTCCCCTTCCTCGTCGTGCTCGGTGTCGGCCTCCTCTCCGCAGTCATCACCGTCGCGAACCTCGTGCAGTACTTCCTCGACGCGCATCCGGTCGCGACGTACGCCTTCTTCTTCGGGCTCGTCCTCGCGTCCGTGCTCGTGCTCGCCGGTGAGGTGAACCTCGGGACGCCGCGCCGCGTCGCCGTCGCCGCCGGCGGGTTCGTGCTCGCGTTCCTCGCGAGCGGCCCCGCGCAGAGCCAGCTCCCGACGAACCCCCTCGTGACCTTCCTCGTCGGCGCGCTCGCGATCTGTGCGATGGTTCTCCCCGGCGTCTCGGGCTCGCTCATCCTCCTGACGCTCGGGCAGTACGACCGGATGACGGGCGCCGTCCACGGGACGACCGCCGCCGTCCTCGCGGGCGACGTGGGCGCGGCGACCGCCGCCGGGGCGACGCTCGTCGTCTTCTCGCTCGGCGCGTTCGTCGGCCTCCTGACGTTCGCGCGCGTCGTCGCGTGGGCGCTCGAGCAGTATCACGCGGCGACGCTGACGTTCCTCGTCGCGCTGATGGCGGGCGCGCTGCGTGCGCCGATCCGCCTCTCGTTCGCCGACGTCGGGACGCTCGACGCCGGCGTCGCGCTCGCCTTCCTCCTGCCGGCGCTCGTCGGTGTCGCGCTCATCGTCGCGCTCGAACGCGTCGGCGGCGGCGTCGTCCTCGACTGA
- the glpK gene encoding glycerol kinase GlpK, which produces MADTYVGSIDQGTTGTRFMVFDHSGEVVANAYEKHEQIYPEPGWVEHNPMEIWENTQEVVTRGLEEAGLDAEQLEGIGITNQRETTLVWDRESGKPVHNALVWQDRRTTDRVEELEAADKVEWIREKTGLEADAYFSATKTEWILDNAEPLKLQSSRSQDLRDRARDGELLMGTIDAWLIYNLTGEHITDVTNASRTMLFDIHEMEWDEELLAEFDVPAEMLPEVRPSSDENYYGHTDSDGFLGAEVPVAGALGDQQAALFGQTCFDAGDAKNTYGTGSFYLMNTGNEAVESEHGLLTTVGFQMSGEPVQYALEGSIFITGAAIEWLEDVDLIDNAAQTAELARSVDSTDGVYMVPAFTGLGAPHWDGRARGTIVGMTRGTKKEHIVRATLESIAYQTRDIAEAMEADSGVETTSLRVDGGAVKNNFLCQLQADIIQTEIARPEVDETTALGSAYAAGLAVGYWDTIDELRSNWQVDREFDAEMSQSDADRMYGRWDDAVERSLDWAQEE; this is translated from the coding sequence ATGGCAGACACATACGTCGGTTCGATCGATCAGGGGACGACCGGAACCCGCTTCATGGTCTTCGACCACAGCGGGGAGGTCGTCGCGAACGCCTACGAGAAGCACGAGCAGATCTATCCCGAGCCCGGGTGGGTCGAGCACAACCCGATGGAGATCTGGGAGAACACCCAGGAGGTCGTGACGCGCGGCCTCGAGGAAGCGGGCCTCGACGCCGAGCAACTCGAAGGCATCGGCATCACGAACCAGCGCGAGACGACGCTCGTCTGGGACAGGGAGAGCGGCAAGCCCGTACACAACGCCCTCGTCTGGCAGGACCGCCGGACGACCGACCGCGTCGAGGAACTCGAGGCGGCGGACAAGGTCGAGTGGATCCGCGAGAAGACCGGTCTCGAGGCGGACGCCTACTTCTCCGCGACCAAGACCGAGTGGATCCTCGACAACGCCGAGCCCCTGAAGCTGCAGTCCTCACGCTCGCAGGACCTCCGCGACCGCGCCCGCGACGGCGAACTCCTGATGGGCACCATCGACGCCTGGCTCATCTACAACCTCACCGGCGAGCACATCACGGACGTCACGAACGCCTCGCGGACGATGCTCTTCGACATCCACGAGATGGAGTGGGACGAGGAACTCCTCGCGGAGTTCGACGTCCCCGCCGAGATGCTCCCCGAGGTCCGCCCGTCGAGCGACGAGAACTACTACGGCCACACCGACTCGGATGGGTTCCTCGGCGCCGAGGTCCCGGTCGCGGGCGCGCTCGGCGACCAGCAGGCCGCGCTCTTCGGACAGACGTGCTTCGACGCCGGCGACGCGAAGAACACCTACGGCACCGGCTCGTTCTACCTGATGAACACCGGGAACGAGGCCGTCGAGTCCGAGCACGGACTCCTCACCACCGTCGGCTTCCAGATGTCCGGCGAGCCCGTCCAGTACGCCCTCGAGGGCTCCATCTTCATCACCGGCGCCGCCATCGAGTGGCTCGAGGACGTTGACCTCATCGACAACGCCGCCCAGACCGCCGAACTCGCGCGCTCCGTCGACTCCACGGACGGCGTCTACATGGTCCCCGCGTTCACGGGCCTCGGCGCGCCCCACTGGGACGGCCGCGCGCGGGGCACCATCGTCGGGATGACGCGCGGGACGAAGAAGGAGCACATCGTGCGCGCGACGCTCGAATCCATCGCCTACCAGACCCGGGACATCGCCGAGGCGATGGAGGCCGACTCCGGCGTCGAGACCACCAGCCTCCGCGTCGACGGCGGTGCCGTGAAGAACAACTTCCTCTGCCAGCTACAGGCGGACATCATCCAGACCGAGATCGCGCGCCCCGAAGTCGACGAGACCACCGCGCTCGGGAGCGCGTACGCCGCCGGGCTCGCCGTCGGCTACTGGGACACCATCGACGAACTCCGCTCGAACTGGCAGGTCGACCGCGAGTTCGACGCCGAGATGAGTCAGTCGGACGCCGACCGGATGTACGGCCGCTGGGACGACGCCGTCGAGCGCTCCCTCGACTGGGCGCAGGAGGAATAA
- the glpA gene encoding anaerobic glycerol-3-phosphate dehydrogenase subunit GlpA produces MGTRTEVLVIGGGSTGCGVVRDLARRGVDTTLVEKGTLTNGTTGRMHGLLHSGGRYAVSDQASARECIEENRVLRDIAGHCVEETGGLFVKRPEDDEEYFQEKLQGCRDCDIPAEVLTGAEAREREPYLAKDVEKAIAVPDAAVDPFRLCVANAVDAENHGARVETHAEVTDLLVEGGEIVGAEVTHESGKGPREHGTPGEVEEIYADHVVNAAGAWAGRIGDHADLDVAVRPSKGVMTVMNTRQVDTVVNRCRPKGDADIIVPHETACILGTTDEEVGDPEDYPEEEWEVDLVIDTLSELVPILQEARTLRSFWGVRPLYEPPGTGTQDPTDITRDYFTLDHEERDAVPGMTSIVGGKLTTYRMMAESITDHVCEKLGVSATCDTADAPLPGSERPGDLEAAMERFGLRSPVARRSAQRLGSRTEDVLASCDPNPVVCSCEGVTRAEVRDAIDDSGTDLNAVRIRTRASMGNCQGGRCAHRMAAELHPEHDEATARAALDELWAERWKGQRHALWGEQLSQAMLNRAIHGATMNRDNDPARTDDAVDWDAFDGGRSDAGEGEVGEEGIHGD; encoded by the coding sequence ATGGGAACGAGAACGGAGGTGCTCGTCATCGGCGGCGGCTCCACGGGCTGTGGCGTCGTTCGCGACCTCGCGCGTCGCGGCGTCGACACGACCCTCGTCGAGAAGGGCACCCTAACCAACGGGACGACCGGTCGGATGCACGGCCTGCTCCACTCGGGCGGCCGCTACGCCGTCTCCGATCAGGCGAGCGCGCGCGAGTGCATCGAGGAGAACCGCGTCCTTCGGGACATCGCCGGCCACTGCGTCGAGGAGACGGGGGGGCTCTTCGTGAAGCGCCCGGAGGACGACGAGGAGTACTTCCAGGAGAAACTACAGGGCTGTCGGGACTGCGACATCCCCGCCGAAGTCCTCACGGGCGCCGAGGCACGCGAGCGCGAACCCTATCTCGCGAAAGACGTCGAGAAGGCCATCGCGGTGCCGGACGCCGCCGTCGATCCCTTCCGCCTCTGCGTCGCGAACGCAGTCGACGCCGAGAACCACGGCGCGCGCGTCGAGACACACGCCGAAGTCACCGACCTCCTCGTCGAGGGCGGCGAGATCGTGGGCGCGGAAGTCACGCACGAGTCCGGGAAGGGCCCCCGCGAGCACGGGACGCCCGGCGAAGTCGAGGAGATATACGCCGACCACGTCGTGAACGCGGCGGGCGCGTGGGCGGGTCGCATCGGCGACCACGCCGACCTCGACGTCGCCGTCCGCCCCTCGAAGGGCGTGATGACAGTGATGAACACCCGGCAGGTCGACACCGTCGTGAACCGCTGTCGGCCGAAGGGGGACGCGGACATCATCGTCCCCCACGAGACGGCCTGTATCCTCGGCACCACCGACGAGGAAGTCGGCGACCCCGAGGACTACCCCGAGGAGGAATGGGAGGTCGACCTCGTCATCGACACGCTCAGCGAACTCGTCCCCATCCTCCAAGAGGCACGGACGCTCCGTTCGTTCTGGGGCGTCCGCCCGCTCTACGAACCGCCCGGAACGGGGACGCAGGACCCGACGGACATCACGCGCGACTACTTCACCCTCGACCACGAGGAGCGCGACGCGGTGCCGGGCATGACGAGCATCGTCGGCGGCAAACTCACCACCTACCGGATGATGGCCGAGTCCATCACCGACCACGTCTGCGAGAAACTCGGCGTCTCTGCCACCTGCGACACCGCCGACGCGCCGCTCCCCGGGAGCGAGCGTCCGGGCGACCTCGAGGCGGCGATGGAGCGCTTCGGCCTGCGCTCGCCGGTCGCCCGGCGGAGCGCCCAGCGCCTCGGCTCGCGGACCGAGGACGTCCTCGCGTCCTGCGACCCGAACCCCGTCGTCTGTAGCTGCGAGGGCGTCACGCGCGCGGAAGTGCGGGACGCCATCGACGACTCGGGCACCGACCTGAACGCCGTGCGAATCCGGACGCGCGCCTCGATGGGGAACTGTCAGGGCGGGCGCTGTGCGCACCGAATGGCCGCCGAACTCCACCCCGAGCACGACGAGGCCACCGCGCGCGCGGCGCTCGACGAACTCTGGGCGGAGCGCTGGAAGGGCCAGCGCCACGCGCTCTGGGGCGAACAGCTCTCGCAGGCGATGCTGAACCGCGCGATCCACGGCGCGACGATGAACCGCGACAACGACCCCGCGCGGACGGACGACGCCGTGGACTGGGACGCCTTCGACGGCGGGCGGTCGGACGCCGGAGAGGGCGAGGTCGGCGAGGAGGGCATCCATGGCGATTGA